The Nostoc sp. 'Lobaria pulmonaria (5183) cyanobiont' genome window below encodes:
- a CDS encoding DUF2891 domain-containing protein, whose protein sequence is MQLQAIEIDVAIAAKFVQLVLNCVNQEYPHNNIFWFESDEDIKPPRELMPAFYGCLDWHSAVHGHWLLARLARYFPDAEFQPAAREALTQTLTPEKIQGEITHFNRCPFFECPYGFSWLLQLATELHEWDDSQGKEWLAALEPLETLVANNFYDWLEKLELPNRTGAHFQTAFPLGLALDWAQIRKNKDFADLIEDKAQKFYRSDRNYPLHFEPLGYDFVSPCLAEADLMRRILSPTDFANWLTDFLPHLLTEDAVNWLQPVQTTKPNDYLQSHFRGLNLSRAWMLEGIISRLPDNDSRLDTLRSVTVLHRQCGLVDVAIDHYSSSHWLGTFVVYLVTARGLDRYRNPTWTGLNN, encoded by the coding sequence ATGCAACTCCAAGCAATAGAGATTGACGTAGCGATCGCAGCCAAGTTTGTTCAATTAGTGCTCAACTGCGTCAACCAAGAGTATCCGCACAACAATATTTTCTGGTTTGAAAGCGATGAGGACATTAAGCCGCCACGCGAATTAATGCCAGCATTTTATGGTTGTTTGGATTGGCATTCTGCCGTACATGGGCATTGGTTACTTGCAAGGCTAGCTCGTTATTTTCCTGATGCTGAATTTCAGCCGGCAGCAAGGGAAGCACTAACCCAAACCCTGACTCCAGAGAAAATTCAAGGAGAAATTACCCATTTTAATCGATGTCCCTTCTTTGAATGTCCTTATGGGTTTTCATGGCTGTTGCAACTCGCTACGGAATTGCATGAATGGGATGATTCTCAAGGTAAAGAATGGCTAGCGGCGTTAGAACCGTTAGAAACCTTAGTTGCCAACAACTTTTATGACTGGCTTGAAAAACTCGAACTTCCCAATCGCACTGGAGCACACTTTCAAACCGCGTTTCCACTTGGTTTAGCACTCGATTGGGCGCAAATTAGGAAGAATAAAGACTTTGCCGATCTGATCGAAGACAAAGCCCAAAAATTTTATCGGAGCGATCGCAACTATCCATTGCATTTTGAACCATTGGGTTATGATTTTGTCTCTCCCTGTCTTGCAGAAGCGGATTTAATGCGACGCATTCTTTCACCAACAGATTTTGCAAATTGGCTTACCGATTTTCTTCCACATTTACTCACAGAAGATGCAGTAAACTGGTTGCAACCTGTACAAACAACTAAACCCAACGACTATTTACAATCTCATTTTCGAGGTCTAAATCTCAGTCGAGCTTGGATGCTTGAGGGAATAATCTCTCGATTACCCGATAACGATTCTCGACTCGATACCCTGCGTTCTGTTACTGTTTTACATCGCCAGTGTGGGTTGGTAGATGTTGCAATTGACCATTATTCTAGTAGTCATTGGTTGGGAACGTTTGTAGTTTATCTTGTAACCGCACGTGGATTAGATAGATATAGAAATCCTACCTGGACTGGATTAAATAATTGA
- a CDS encoding UPF0175 family protein codes for MSRRVLELIAADNYRQGRIEAAEVHRMLNLSSRWETYEFLKRKQAYLPYTEENLEQDVQAIRNLLATEMEQAI; via the coding sequence ATTTCTCGCAGAGTTTTGGAACTTATCGCAGCTGATAATTATCGCCAAGGTCGCATTGAAGCCGCTGAAGTTCACCGAATGCTGAATTTATCTTCTCGCTGGGAAACCTATGAATTCCTCAAACGTAAACAAGCTTATTTACCCTACACTGAAGAAAACTTAGAACAAGATGTTCAAGCAATTCGTAATTTATTAGCTACAGAAATGGAGCAAGCAATATGA
- a CDS encoding XisH family protein yields the protein MSARDRFHQLVRIALEKAEWVITHDPYHIDLGFVDFYIDLGAELLLAATKDEEKIAVEIKTFLAPSTISEFHTAIGQFINYRIALEDDDPKRRLYLAVPLDVYKRFFRYPFIQTVIVRNQIPLLVYDTEKQEIAEWIS from the coding sequence ATGTCTGCAAGAGATAGGTTTCATCAATTGGTCAGGATTGCCCTTGAAAAAGCAGAGTGGGTAATTACTCACGATCCATACCATATTGATTTAGGGTTTGTTGATTTTTATATCGACTTAGGTGCAGAACTGTTGCTAGCAGCGACAAAGGATGAGGAAAAGATTGCAGTTGAAATCAAAACGTTTTTGGCACCCTCAACGATTTCTGAGTTCCATACTGCGATTGGACAATTTATTAACTATCGCATTGCGTTGGAAGATGATGATCCAAAACGGCGGTTGTATTTAGCAGTTCCGCTCGACGTTTATAAGCGATTTTTCAGATATCCATTTATTCAAACGGTCATTGTCCGTAATCAAATTCCCCTTTTGGTGTACGACACAGAAAAACAGGAGATTGCAGAATGGATAAGCTAA
- a CDS encoding XisI protein yields the protein MDKLILYRELIQRLLTARAKLRSGSDPIESQTIFDTTKDHYQLVHVGWKDSSTRIYGCVLHIDIKDEKIWVQHDGTEDAIADQLVSEGVPKQDIVIAYHAPHVRQYTEFSVG from the coding sequence ATGGATAAGCTAATTTTGTATCGTGAATTAATTCAGAGATTATTGACGGCGCGCGCAAAGTTGCGTTCTGGGAGTGATCCAATAGAAAGTCAAACCATTTTTGATACTACAAAAGACCACTATCAGCTTGTGCATGTGGGATGGAAGGATAGCAGTACCCGGATTTACGGCTGTGTGCTGCATATAGATATCAAGGATGAGAAAATTTGGGTGCAGCATGACGGAACGGAGGATGCGATCGCAGATCAACTTGTGAGTGAGGGAGTGCCTAAGCAAGATATTGTGATAGCATATCATGCACCTCATGTACGCCAGTATACAGAGTTTTCTGTAGGGTAA
- a CDS encoding DUF4041 domain-containing protein has protein sequence MTYLLFFVSIGLATALALVTKQLQQRKNDYAVAEQRLKETDKRLQEADRKYGGLISREDTARQLDTQITVLTDRIKQLDKQAETEERELSVKISGLRTQLQGLEEQEIFEAFGFHESKYDFQEAEEYKQRLDKIRAQQKQMIKDKQAAVCHTEWSVGGSVREGKKMTNNFLKLVLRAFNGECDASVAKVKYNNVETMENRIRKTYADLNKLSQTTHCEVAPRYLDIKLEELWLTHEYQEKKYQEQEEQRTIREQMREEEKALRDLEKAKQEAEREERSYEEALEKARRDIESVTGKAQQKLFSQIEELQKRLAEAEANKERAISQAQLTKSGHIYIISNIGSFGEDVYKIGMTRRLEPMDRVKELGDASVPFPFDVHAMIFCENAPELESRLHRYFHARRMNKENNRKEFFRVSLEEIVKVVRETDAELKICRSEITFTKVAEAVDYRKTLAQERVTLSQH, from the coding sequence ATGACATATTTATTATTTTTCGTGTCCATAGGATTAGCCACTGCACTTGCTTTGGTAACTAAACAGCTACAGCAACGCAAAAACGATTATGCAGTAGCGGAGCAGAGATTAAAGGAAACAGACAAGCGATTACAAGAAGCAGATCGGAAATATGGAGGACTCATATCCAGAGAAGATACTGCTAGGCAACTAGACACGCAAATCACTGTCCTGACAGATCGAATTAAACAACTTGACAAACAGGCAGAGACGGAAGAGCGAGAACTATCTGTTAAAATTTCAGGGCTTAGGACACAACTTCAAGGACTTGAAGAGCAAGAAATTTTTGAAGCCTTCGGGTTTCACGAATCCAAGTATGATTTTCAAGAAGCTGAAGAATATAAGCAACGCTTGGACAAGATTCGTGCTCAGCAGAAACAGATGATTAAGGATAAGCAAGCTGCTGTCTGTCATACGGAATGGTCGGTTGGCGGTAGTGTGAGAGAAGGCAAAAAAATGACTAATAATTTTCTCAAATTGGTTCTTCGCGCTTTCAATGGCGAATGTGATGCCTCTGTAGCAAAAGTCAAGTACAACAACGTCGAAACAATGGAGAATCGCATTAGAAAAACTTATGCGGACTTGAATAAGCTATCTCAAACTACACACTGTGAGGTTGCACCACGGTACTTAGATATCAAACTAGAAGAGCTTTGGTTAACCCACGAATATCAAGAGAAAAAATATCAGGAACAGGAAGAACAGCGTACTATTCGTGAACAAATGCGTGAAGAAGAAAAAGCATTACGCGACCTTGAGAAAGCTAAACAGGAAGCTGAGCGTGAAGAGCGCAGTTATGAAGAGGCTCTGGAAAAAGCCCGTAGAGATATAGAATCAGTGACAGGAAAGGCTCAGCAGAAACTTTTTAGCCAAATCGAAGAGTTGCAAAAGCGACTTGCAGAAGCAGAAGCGAATAAGGAGAGGGCTATCTCTCAAGCTCAACTGACTAAATCTGGACACATCTACATCATTTCAAACATTGGTTCCTTTGGTGAAGATGTTTATAAGATCGGTATGACACGCAGGCTTGAACCAATGGATCGAGTTAAAGAGCTAGGTGATGCTTCTGTTCCTTTCCCTTTTGATGTTCACGCTATGATCTTTTGTGAAAATGCTCCAGAGCTTGAATCTCGTTTGCACAGGTATTTTCATGCTAGAAGAATGAACAAAGAGAATAACAGAAAAGAGTTTTTCCGAGTTTCGCTAGAAGAAATAGTCAAAGTTGTACGAGAAACAGACGCAGAACTTAAAATCTGTAGGTCGGAGATAACTTTTACGAAAGTTGCTGAGGCTGTTGATTACCGAAAGACTCTAGCTCAAGAACGTGTTACACTCAGTCAGCATTAA
- a CDS encoding TraX family protein yields MIKVSAFSIKILAAVFMVMDHLCYLLMPELVILHLLGRLSFPLFAWLLAEGEKHTHNVHRYGGRLLITAIISQPIYTIVFQSLSLNILFTLILGLVMLRLVKRYPQLWQQLIIIGLCAVVAEGLGVEYGTYGIGVIFLMSLIDKLKPKVWLLYWCIFHFFILIILSMLNIFQGWAILAVFIVFQFNGKQGSQARWFYVFYPAHLIILGIINYLIQSR; encoded by the coding sequence GTGATTAAAGTTTCAGCTTTTAGCATTAAAATCTTAGCAGCAGTATTCATGGTTATGGATCATCTGTGCTATTTGCTAATGCCAGAGTTGGTAATCTTGCACTTATTGGGGCGATTGAGCTTTCCCCTCTTTGCATGGCTTCTGGCTGAAGGCGAAAAACATACCCATAATGTACACCGCTATGGGGGGAGACTATTAATTACAGCAATAATATCTCAGCCAATCTATACTATTGTCTTCCAGAGCTTATCACTTAATATTCTGTTCACGCTTATTCTTGGACTTGTGATGTTGCGCTTAGTAAAGCGTTACCCACAATTATGGCAGCAATTAATAATTATCGGCTTGTGTGCAGTAGTTGCCGAGGGCTTGGGCGTTGAATATGGAACTTATGGGATTGGAGTAATTTTCTTGATGTCCCTAATAGACAAACTCAAACCCAAAGTATGGTTGCTCTACTGGTGCATTTTTCACTTTTTTATTTTAATAATCCTATCCATGCTTAATATATTTCAAGGTTGGGCAATTCTTGCAGTATTCATTGTTTTTCAATTTAATGGTAAACAAGGTTCACAAGCTAGATGGTTCTATGTATTTTACCCGGCTCATTTAATAATTTTAGGTATAATCAATTATTTAATCCAGTCCAGGTAG
- a CDS encoding SH3 domain-containing protein: MQPFQVISDSLNIRSAPIVDEVNLIASLPKGYIVSKIKHSDNHKWWKVATILEGKTLEGFVAQKFLSPVTKFSIKTVLKIAEMQIFQANGESAFFYKAGMSINADGAPNAYHPADKGI; encoded by the coding sequence ATGCAGCCATTTCAAGTAATCTCAGATAGTTTGAATATACGTTCAGCACCGATTGTTGACGAAGTTAATCTAATAGCATCTCTTCCAAAAGGATATATTGTATCTAAAATTAAACATTCAGATAATCACAAGTGGTGGAAGGTTGCAACTATTCTTGAAGGAAAAACTTTAGAAGGTTTTGTAGCTCAAAAATTCCTGAGTCCAGTCACAAAATTTTCTATCAAGACTGTTCTTAAAATTGCTGAAATGCAGATTTTCCAGGCAAATGGAGAATCTGCATTTTTCTATAAAGCAGGTATGAGCATTAATGCTGATGGTGCGCCTAATGCTTATCACCCCGCAGATAAAGGGATTTAA
- a CDS encoding DUF2267 domain-containing protein, with amino-acid sequence MPDESFRTNVPEVDPTEIEDSRTAIADEHHSFLEKVMVQSGFADLYDARDFSEVVFRVMRDLMTTDTIDRVEAELHTEAIPTDEKALQFEVADLWKDTNPIVKFLSRIRQPLTGPAPLGIDSDLFLRRVANEGGLPGTVEVEQAVKAVFSATKDQLSQERIQEIAGLLPDRIRELWEQP; translated from the coding sequence ATGCCTGATGAATCATTTAGAACAAACGTTCCAGAAGTTGACCCAACGGAAATTGAAGATTCTCGAACTGCGATCGCAGACGAACATCATTCGTTCCTGGAAAAGGTCATGGTTCAAAGCGGATTTGCGGATTTGTATGACGCAAGAGACTTTTCCGAAGTTGTGTTTCGTGTTATGCGCGACTTAATGACCACGGACACAATTGATCGCGTCGAGGCAGAACTACATACAGAAGCTATACCTACGGATGAAAAAGCACTCCAGTTTGAAGTAGCCGACCTCTGGAAAGACACCAATCCCATTGTGAAATTTTTAAGTCGAATCCGTCAACCTTTGACAGGCCCGGCTCCCCTTGGAATTGATTCCGATTTATTTCTCAGGCGGGTTGCTAATGAAGGAGGACTCCCAGGAACAGTCGAGGTAGAGCAAGCAGTTAAAGCGGTGTTTTCTGCCACCAAAGACCAACTTTCCCAAGAGCGGATTCAGGAAATTGCTGGCTTGCTCCCTGACCGTATCCGTGAGCTTTGGGAGCAACCTTAA
- a CDS encoding ATP-binding protein — protein sequence MKTHYLSKAKALPLQIVLIVPFVIQIFAAVSLVGYLSFKNGQRAVNDLAGQLMDRSSDVVDEHLKSHLSIPQTLNQINADAIHRGILNVRDRQTLGKYFWDQMQAYDLTYIGIGLTTGEGLGAARYDGKTITIDDWTAKLPNNISTYATDNQGNRTQVNAKWTWNNFSESWYTQPMAAGKPIWAKIYTANFPTGPYITASASRPIYDSQNRLLGMIATDIHLLKLSDFLRSLDISKSGRVFLLERDGTLIASSGTEKPFVLVNQKIRRLQAINSSDPIIQNIARHLQTSGFGSITQDTDFQLEVQGKRHFVNVIPWRDKYGLDWLVVMSVPENTFMAQINANTQTTIALCLGALVVASVMGVFTSHWIVRPILRLNWASEAMASGNLNQTVKISGIRELNTLSNSFNYMAGQLHESFTALEKSKEELEERVEERTTELKNTLEELRRTQSQVIQSEKMSSLGQLVAGVAHEINNPVNFIHGNLDHIQEYTQNLLEFVQLYQQHNPNPIPEIEIAAEDMDLEFLQSDLPKLLSSMKVGTDRIRQIVLSLRNFSRIDEAEFKNVDIHEGIDSTLMILQHRLKAKPEQPEIEVIKDYGTVPPVECYAGQLNQVFMNILVNAIDALEENNTKRTYQEIKDNPSQIKIRTSVVNSMWLEVAIADNGVGISKEFQQRIFDPFFTTKPIGKGTGMGMSISYQIITEKHGGKLECFSTPGKGTEFIIQIPLRVRND from the coding sequence ATGAAGACTCACTATCTCAGCAAAGCTAAGGCGTTGCCATTACAGATTGTTCTTATTGTTCCCTTCGTGATTCAAATTTTTGCAGCCGTCAGTTTAGTGGGTTATTTGTCCTTTAAAAATGGACAAAGAGCAGTTAACGACCTGGCAGGGCAGTTGATGGATCGCAGCAGCGATGTAGTAGATGAACACCTGAAGTCTCATCTTTCCATTCCGCAAACGCTTAATCAGATCAACGCAGATGCCATCCACCGGGGAATTTTAAATGTACGCGATCGCCAAACCCTTGGCAAATATTTCTGGGATCAGATGCAGGCGTATGACCTGACTTATATTGGTATCGGACTAACGACAGGTGAGGGGCTGGGAGCAGCTCGTTATGATGGCAAGACAATTACTATTGATGATTGGACTGCCAAGCTTCCCAATAATATTTCCACTTATGCCACAGATAATCAAGGTAATCGAACTCAGGTAAATGCTAAGTGGACTTGGAACAATTTCAGTGAGTCTTGGTATACCCAACCTATGGCTGCTGGTAAACCAATTTGGGCAAAGATTTATACTGCAAATTTTCCAACGGGGCCTTACATCACCGCCTCTGCCAGTCGTCCGATCTATGATTCGCAAAATCGCTTATTAGGAATGATTGCAACAGACATTCACCTACTAAAACTCAGCGATTTTTTACGCAGTTTGGATATTAGTAAGTCTGGGCGGGTGTTCCTTCTGGAGCGGGATGGCACATTAATTGCCAGTTCCGGTACAGAGAAGCCTTTTGTCCTGGTCAATCAAAAGATCCGGCGATTGCAGGCGATCAACAGTTCTGACCCAATAATACAGAACATTGCCAGACACTTGCAAACCTCTGGGTTTGGATCTATCACCCAAGACACAGATTTTCAACTTGAGGTGCAAGGAAAACGGCATTTTGTCAATGTTATACCTTGGCGTGACAAGTATGGCTTGGATTGGCTGGTGGTAATGAGTGTGCCAGAAAACACATTCATGGCGCAAATTAATGCTAATACCCAAACCACGATCGCGCTTTGTTTGGGCGCATTAGTCGTTGCCTCAGTGATGGGCGTGTTTACTTCCCATTGGATTGTACGCCCGATTCTACGCCTAAATTGGGCAAGTGAGGCAATGGCATCCGGCAATCTAAATCAGACAGTAAAAATTAGCGGCATTCGAGAACTTAATACTCTGTCTAACTCTTTCAACTATATGGCAGGACAACTGCATGAATCGTTTACGGCTTTAGAGAAAAGCAAGGAAGAACTAGAAGAGCGAGTAGAAGAACGTACCACTGAACTTAAAAATACATTAGAGGAATTGCGGCGCACTCAATCTCAAGTTATTCAAAGTGAAAAAATGTCTAGTTTGGGACAACTAGTTGCTGGAGTTGCACACGAAATTAATAATCCAGTCAACTTTATTCATGGCAACCTCGATCATATCCAAGAATATACCCAGAATTTATTAGAATTTGTGCAATTGTATCAGCAGCATAATCCTAACCCTATTCCAGAAATTGAAATTGCTGCCGAAGATATGGATTTAGAGTTTTTGCAGTCAGATTTACCAAAATTATTGTCTTCTATGAAAGTGGGTACCGATCGCATTCGCCAAATTGTATTGTCGCTGCGGAATTTCTCCCGCATCGATGAAGCAGAATTCAAAAACGTTGATATTCATGAGGGCATTGACAGTACCTTGATGATTTTGCAGCACCGCCTCAAAGCTAAACCAGAACAACCCGAAATTGAGGTGATTAAAGACTACGGCACTGTACCCCCAGTAGAATGCTATGCCGGACAACTTAATCAGGTATTTATGAATATTTTAGTAAATGCTATTGATGCGTTAGAAGAAAATAATACCAAGCGTACCTATCAGGAAATCAAGGACAATCCCAGTCAAATTAAGATTCGGACATCCGTAGTTAATTCAATGTGGTTAGAAGTGGCGATCGCTGATAACGGAGTTGGTATTTCCAAAGAATTTCAGCAACGAATATTCGATCCCTTTTTCACCACAAAACCCATTGGCAAAGGAACCGGAATGGGTATGTCCATCAGCTACCAAATCATCACAGAAAAACATGGCGGTAAACTGGAATGCTTCTCAACTCCTGGAAAAGGAACCGAGTTTATCATTCAGATTCCTCTGCGGGTAAGGAATGATTGA
- a CDS encoding class I SAM-dependent methyltransferase, with product MQIHQVIETYDRGSVDYDAIMKRYWHIERKPLIASLQLKPGQTVLDAAVGTGLNLPAYPEGVRVVGVDLSQKMMDEARKKRVPADITFKVSDLCNLDFPDNSFDAAASGFTLCVVEDPVRALAEILRVTKPGALIAILDYCKSQDPEIQKWQELISDSTSQLGFPTGKIKWDALMDYDKLIYNSRLTIEVLADDRTESQNPFLCGCRLLLKNSKS from the coding sequence ATGCAGATACATCAGGTGATTGAAACTTACGATCGGGGATCGGTGGATTATGACGCAATTATGAAGCGTTACTGGCACATCGAACGCAAACCCCTAATTGCTTCTTTGCAGCTAAAGCCAGGACAAACTGTCCTGGATGCTGCGGTAGGAACTGGTCTTAATCTTCCAGCCTATCCTGAAGGTGTACGTGTCGTCGGTGTTGATCTTTCTCAGAAGATGATGGATGAAGCACGTAAAAAGCGCGTACCCGCAGACATCACCTTCAAGGTATCGGATCTCTGCAATCTTGATTTTCCTGATAATAGTTTTGATGCAGCAGCATCGGGATTTACCCTCTGTGTCGTTGAAGATCCAGTCCGCGCTCTTGCAGAGATCCTGCGAGTTACTAAGCCTGGTGCCTTGATTGCCATTCTCGATTACTGCAAATCACAAGATCCAGAGATTCAGAAATGGCAAGAATTAATATCTGATAGTACTTCACAGCTAGGTTTTCCGACTGGCAAGATCAAGTGGGATGCATTGATGGATTATGACAAATTGATTTACAATAGCAGGCTGACCATAGAAGTGCTTGCAGACGATCGCACAGAGAGTCAAAATCCGTTTTTATGTGGTTGTCGATTACTGCTGAAAAACTCAAAAAGTTAA
- a CDS encoding Uma2 family endonuclease — MISTISRRYSLDEYRAIEEKAEGRSEYRDGEIVPMAGGTLKHSRIGGNIFAFFKFLLRDTQFEPINSDLRLWIPEHRRGVYPDVMIFDGEPQLNGDRLDEVLNPILIVEVLSPSTADYDRLSKFRIYRSIESFSEYLLVEQDEPFVERYSKQAEGWLLSDFSGLELSISLDSVSIELPMTEIYRGVVFE, encoded by the coding sequence ATGATTTCTACCATCTCGCGCCGCTACAGCTTGGATGAATATCGTGCGATCGAAGAAAAAGCCGAAGGACGCAGCGAATATCGAGATGGAGAAATTGTACCCATGGCCGGAGGAACGCTTAAACACAGCCGCATCGGTGGAAACATTTTTGCCTTTTTCAAATTTCTGCTGCGTGATACTCAATTTGAGCCAATTAACAGCGATTTACGGCTGTGGATTCCCGAACATCGACGCGGAGTATATCCAGATGTAATGATTTTTGACGGCGAACCGCAACTAAATGGCGATCGCTTAGATGAAGTTTTGAATCCCATTTTGATTGTTGAAGTGCTATCTCCTTCCACCGCAGATTACGATCGACTTAGTAAATTTCGGATATATCGATCAATTGAGAGTTTTAGCGAATATTTATTAGTCGAGCAGGATGAACCTTTTGTGGAACGCTACAGTAAACAAGCTGAAGGTTGGTTGCTCAGTGATTTTAGCGGCTTAGAGCTATCTATTTCTTTGGATTCAGTTAGTATTGAATTGCCGATGACGGAAATTTATCGCGGCGTTGTTTTTGAGTAA
- a CDS encoding AAA family ATPase has translation MLEKVILHNFKSHKHTELSFDSSRLHGLVGKNSAGKTTVLQALHNLSRLADSSFAKIFQYERSPQFITTIGEKDISVTASGFWGYTNRQYWQASYSWKHENNDSWYPTASWNIDGKPGKLVGWSSSLSESPSPIPQSLKYAVYLKLVASNLAKAAYSEEITPRVEFDGSGLAPTLDFLRNEAPDKFRLIEEMLSRIVPNVRKIGIKRSKVPVIRKRLIEVDGKSISYEESQEMIGQEVILDMNTGERIPAHAISEGTILTLGLLTVLMNPIQPNLVFLDDVEQGLHPKAQREMMTVFKEIIQDKTNLQIIFSTHSPYIIDELVPSQVHILNNSNSGFTISKRLDEHPDVEWAKQTLTTGEFWDAEGEDWVFAGEVSV, from the coding sequence ATGCTAGAAAAGGTAATACTTCATAATTTCAAAAGCCATAAACATACGGAACTTAGTTTTGATAGTTCCCGATTACATGGACTAGTAGGAAAAAATAGTGCTGGCAAAACAACCGTTTTACAAGCATTACATAATCTAAGTAGGCTGGCTGATTCATCATTTGCAAAGATATTTCAATATGAAAGATCACCTCAATTCATTACAACAATTGGGGAAAAAGATATTTCTGTTACTGCAAGTGGTTTTTGGGGATATACCAATCGCCAGTATTGGCAAGCTTCCTATAGTTGGAAGCACGAAAACAATGATTCTTGGTATCCGACAGCATCATGGAACATAGATGGAAAACCTGGAAAATTGGTAGGATGGTCAAGTTCTTTAAGTGAATCTCCATCTCCAATTCCTCAATCTCTGAAATATGCTGTTTACCTGAAGTTAGTTGCAAGTAATCTTGCTAAAGCAGCTTACAGTGAAGAAATTACACCGAGGGTTGAGTTCGACGGTTCAGGATTAGCACCCACTTTAGATTTTTTGCGTAACGAGGCTCCAGATAAATTTCGATTAATAGAGGAAATGTTAAGCCGCATTGTACCAAATGTACGCAAAATTGGCATAAAGCGATCAAAAGTTCCAGTTATTCGCAAACGTTTAATCGAAGTTGATGGGAAGTCCATTTCCTATGAAGAAAGTCAGGAAATGATAGGACAAGAAGTGATATTAGACATGAATACAGGTGAGCGTATTCCAGCCCATGCAATTAGCGAAGGAACAATACTAACTTTAGGTTTACTAACTGTGTTGATGAACCCTATTCAACCTAATTTAGTTTTTCTCGATGATGTGGAACAAGGACTTCATCCAAAAGCACAACGTGAGATGATGACTGTCTTTAAGGAAATCATTCAAGATAAGACGAATCTGCAAATTATTTTTTCTACTCACTCTCCTTATATTATTGATGAACTTGTTCCTTCTCAAGTACATATATTAAATAATAGTAATTCAGGCTTCACAATCTCTAAGCGTCTAGATGAACATCCTGATGTGGAATGGGCAAAACAAACTTTGACAACTGGTGAGTTTTGGGATGCGGAGGGTGAAGATTGGGTTTTTGCAGGAGAAGTCAGTGTTTGA
- a CDS encoding orange carotenoid protein N-terminal domain-containing protein, translating into MSYTIDSARNIFSSTQVADAVPATTAMFAELNIEDQLAFLWYAYAEIGRTITPAAPGKANLQLMEGIFNQIKQMSHEEQTQLMTDLASNADTPISRSYAYFGVNAKLGFWWQLGEWMKEGIVAPMPVGYQMSTQVKALLQAVQRIDQSQQITVLRNTVVNMGFDPSLADNKQAEVINFKFPRTSLTPQFTIEGVTEPTVVKYIEAMNADNFEAAVALFANNGALQPPFQKPIVGREAITSYLRDEGQGLVMKPTKGVSETIEDGYTQHKITGTVETPWFGGNVGMNIAWRFLLDPQGQIYFVGIDLLASPKELLNLTRK; encoded by the coding sequence ATGAGTTATACTATCGATTCCGCACGTAATATTTTCTCTAGCACTCAAGTGGCAGATGCTGTTCCAGCTACTACAGCAATGTTTGCTGAACTGAACATTGAGGATCAACTGGCATTTCTCTGGTATGCCTACGCTGAAATAGGTCGTACAATTACTCCAGCTGCTCCCGGAAAAGCAAATCTCCAATTAATGGAAGGTATATTCAACCAAATTAAGCAGATGTCTCATGAAGAACAAACGCAATTAATGACAGATTTAGCGAGTAATGCTGATACTCCTATTAGCCGTTCTTATGCATATTTTGGTGTCAACGCCAAGCTAGGATTCTGGTGGCAGTTAGGAGAGTGGATGAAAGAGGGTATTGTCGCTCCTATGCCAGTTGGCTATCAAATGTCAACTCAAGTTAAAGCATTGCTACAAGCTGTTCAGAGAATCGATCAGAGTCAGCAAATTACTGTACTACGCAATACTGTAGTAAATATGGGCTTCGATCCATCCCTAGCTGATAACAAACAGGCAGAAGTCATAAACTTTAAGTTCCCACGTACATCCCTAACTCCCCAATTTACTATTGAAGGAGTTACAGAACCGACAGTGGTGAAATACATTGAAGCCATGAATGCAGATAACTTTGAAGCTGCTGTTGCTTTATTTGCTAATAATGGTGCGCTGCAACCACCCTTCCAAAAACCAATTGTTGGTCGAGAAGCGATCACTTCCTACCTACGAGATGAGGGACAAGGGTTAGTAATGAAGCCAACCAAAGGCGTTTCGGAAACTATAGAAGATGGTTATACACAGCATAAAATTACTGGTACGGTCGAAACTCCTTGGTTTGGAGGTAATGTTGGGATGAACATTGCTTGGCGATTTTTACTCGATCCTCAAGGTCAAATTTACTTTGTGGGTATTGACTTACTTGCTTCTCCCAAAGAACTGCTTAACCTAACTCGCAAGTAA